A portion of the Granulosicoccus antarcticus IMCC3135 genome contains these proteins:
- a CDS encoding M48 family metallopeptidase, with amino-acid sequence MQTTQPGAIGLDRTQRMSTLVSADELNQGAVTAYAQVIGEANKEGTLNTNAAMTKRVKAIANRIIPTVGVFREDAKSWDWQVNVINSDQLNAWAMPGGKIAFYSGIIEKLQLTDAEIAAIMGHEISHALREHSRERASEEANKSLVLGILSQATGAGATTQALADLVYKTTLGLPNSRLHETESDRMGVELMARAGYDPRAAIAVWEKMAKLTGGSSSPEFLSTHPSNDTRIKDLTNYAAKVMPLYEAAKKS; translated from the coding sequence GTGCAGACAACACAACCGGGCGCCATCGGTCTGGATCGCACCCAGCGAATGTCGACGCTGGTCTCGGCTGACGAACTGAACCAGGGTGCTGTGACTGCCTATGCGCAGGTCATTGGTGAGGCCAACAAGGAAGGAACTCTGAACACCAATGCTGCCATGACCAAGCGAGTCAAGGCAATTGCCAATCGCATTATTCCTACCGTCGGAGTGTTTCGCGAAGATGCGAAGAGTTGGGACTGGCAGGTGAACGTTATCAATTCAGACCAGCTCAATGCCTGGGCCATGCCGGGTGGCAAAATCGCTTTCTATTCGGGCATCATTGAAAAATTGCAACTCACTGATGCAGAGATTGCGGCCATTATGGGGCACGAAATTTCTCATGCATTGCGCGAACATTCCAGAGAGCGTGCCTCGGAAGAAGCTAACAAATCTCTGGTGCTGGGTATTCTCAGTCAGGCAACGGGCGCCGGTGCAACGACGCAGGCATTGGCAGATCTTGTCTACAAGACAACCCTGGGATTGCCTAACAGTCGCTTGCATGAAACGGAGTCGGATCGCATGGGTGTCGAACTAATGGCGCGTGCCGGTTACGATCCGCGGGCAGCGATTGCGGTGTGGGAGAAGATGGCAAAACTGACAGGCGGCTCAAGTAGTCCGGAGTTTCTGTCAACGCATCCGTCCAACGATACTCGCATCAAGGACTTGACCAATTACGCTGCCAAAGTCATGCCGTTGTATGAGGCCGCGAAAAAATCCTGA
- a CDS encoding rhomboid family intramembrane serine protease, which produces MFKLPSIPTGAPVSLALIALNIALYLGQMASGGSMTNAGLLYGPLVQEGQWWRLLTSGFLHGSLLHVGFNMYLLYMLGPQLERSFGSLRFSLMYLSSLVGGALTVMLFDWDQATLGASAAVLGLAAVMGIALHERGMKPQQSPVFGLVVLNLALPLLVPGISFWGHFGGVLAGLLIGYLVIWLPARSQGASTSNTVSIGAAAIVLLTALAIMAAKLGGVSLG; this is translated from the coding sequence TTGTTTAAGCTTCCCAGCATTCCGACGGGCGCGCCCGTCTCGCTGGCACTGATTGCACTCAACATTGCGTTGTATCTGGGCCAGATGGCCAGCGGCGGCAGCATGACGAATGCGGGCCTGTTGTACGGACCACTGGTGCAAGAAGGTCAGTGGTGGCGCTTGCTCACGTCCGGGTTTCTACACGGCAGCTTGCTGCACGTGGGATTCAATATGTACCTGCTTTACATGCTGGGACCGCAACTGGAACGCAGCTTCGGCAGCTTGCGCTTCTCTCTGATGTATCTCAGTTCCTTGGTCGGCGGCGCTCTGACGGTGATGCTGTTCGATTGGGATCAGGCCACCCTGGGCGCATCCGCTGCGGTACTGGGTCTGGCGGCGGTGATGGGGATTGCCCTGCACGAACGCGGCATGAAACCACAGCAGTCTCCCGTGTTCGGACTGGTAGTGCTGAACCTGGCCCTGCCATTATTGGTACCGGGCATCTCGTTCTGGGGTCACTTTGGCGGCGTACTGGCTGGCTTGCTGATCGGCTACCTGGTGATCTGGCTACCGGCTCGCTCACAGGGTGCATCGACCAGCAACACCGTATCGATCGGTGCAGCTGCCATCGTACTGTTGACGGCGCTAGCTATCATGGCTGCAAAACTGGGAGGCGTCTCGCTGGGTTAG
- a CDS encoding NAD-glutamate dehydrogenase produces MADKQAAVNDVILKRQALIETIMEALPRSLDASHKEQLTQFIPAYFEYVPNEELAQISADDLAGTALAHWQLARNQGDETHSHAVYNPTFDKHGWQSAHTIIQIVARDQSWLVSSMHANLERLGHTVHRIIHPILSVERTAEGQWLRLTDTAPKESLIHIEIDAITEEDQPTVRQSIDELFKTLAIIRHDSAAVRSQLESIADSVENTEQSEFVRWLDERQFACLGYAQLQLGDGFTALHHSTGVVHGSEQLSGWNTADLMPDGLDGESLDTAFADNAPVVCKAGHASPIIRNEPADLIMYARRDANGKLTHIDCIVGLFITGLQNEAVSSIPWMRERVERVINASGTTTESHDGKAIAATLRGLPRAMLMQTRSNDLLSMASGIVALQERQQVRLFNSTDSLGRFSNCLVYIPRDAYSRDLRLTIEQILITHIDGISAGFDTRFSSESALARLHFIIQKNPPFIRDIDWDSIEQRIRQAAITWTDRLESTLRENHDEVTAMRLLRRYCTAFPSSYREDYSARAAAADVDFIEHSLPEEAPVMSFYRHIVADSGTINFKLFAKYQPVSLSDVIPVIENMGLRVESEHPFEVRGANAPPVWIHEFTVQQTNQNVSQETDDSAIRIQTAFDHIWRGDVENDGFNRLILDASLEWRQVVILRALCKYLLQINVPFSQAYMIDSLIANAPITRLLVELFETRFKPGTDSAQSQQMTALLDNIDAQLDSIVSLDEDRILRAYRNVILATLRTNFYRTDEQGQLRDYLSFKLDSKAVPDLPLPRPMVEVFVYSSKVEGIHLRGGPVARGGLRWSDRREDYRTEVLGLMKAQMVKNAVIVPVGSKGGFYVKAALPPEREAMMAIVIDCYRTFLSGLLDITDNLDGATVIPPPDVVRYDKDDPYLVVAADKGTATFSDYANEVAIKYGFWLGDAFASGGSVGYDHKKMGITARGAWESVKRHFRNLAINTQKDEFTTVGIGDMAGDVFGNGMLLSPHLKLVAAFNHQHIFIDPSPNASLTFAERQRLFNLPRSSWSDYDSSLISAGGGIFSRQAKQIELSPEAQQILGTDQAKLTPTALISVILQAPVDLLWNGGIGTYVKAASQTHADAADRANDSLRINGAQLRAKVVGEGGNLGFTQLGRIEFAQNGGLIYTDAIDNSAGVDCSDHEVNIKILANAIVAGDDMTIKQRDQLLESMTTDVGLHVLRDNYLQTQCIDLCVVDGPAALNEQSRFMQHLESIGRLDRTIEYLPEAEEIADRMAHNRGLVRPEIAVLVSYSKMVMFDDLMGSNFSADPSLESVLMDYFPQALTSGYREQILQHRLRPEIIATIVTNDVVNRLGPTFTLRMRQELNATASDVGAAFVIVKHIFRLPELWASIEELDNQIDAIEQYRMQILVRGLVERATHWLIRTRKTGSNIHALVEQFRSGLDELIEAMPDCLSGVEQATLEQRVNHFVQAGAPTETATAVARVVPLSSAMDIVEIARSLSQPVADVASVYFALGQHLDLSWLRERIGELVVTSHWHKLATAELRGDLHYQQRHLCAEVVGVTDASLPALERVSGWANQHATAISQYQSLMTELKANTSIDFAMLSLAINEVHRLLRSDRPLAVQA; encoded by the coding sequence ATGGCCGACAAGCAAGCAGCAGTCAACGATGTGATTCTCAAGAGACAGGCATTGATCGAAACGATCATGGAAGCGTTGCCTCGCTCATTGGATGCCTCTCACAAGGAGCAATTGACGCAGTTTATTCCCGCCTACTTCGAGTACGTACCAAATGAGGAGTTGGCACAGATCAGTGCAGATGATCTGGCCGGTACGGCGCTAGCCCACTGGCAACTGGCTCGTAATCAAGGCGATGAAACACATAGCCATGCAGTCTATAACCCTACGTTCGACAAGCATGGCTGGCAATCGGCGCACACCATCATCCAGATAGTGGCGCGTGATCAATCCTGGCTGGTGTCCTCCATGCATGCCAATCTGGAACGTCTCGGGCACACCGTGCATCGCATCATTCACCCTATTTTAAGTGTAGAACGAACCGCAGAAGGCCAATGGCTTCGACTCACTGACACTGCACCAAAAGAGTCACTGATCCATATCGAGATCGATGCGATTACCGAAGAAGATCAACCCACCGTTCGCCAATCCATTGACGAGCTTTTCAAGACACTCGCCATTATCCGGCACGATTCTGCAGCCGTTAGAAGTCAGCTTGAGAGCATCGCTGATTCGGTAGAAAATACTGAGCAATCCGAGTTTGTTCGCTGGCTCGATGAGCGGCAGTTTGCCTGCCTGGGTTATGCGCAGCTGCAGCTTGGCGATGGCTTTACCGCATTGCACCATTCGACCGGCGTCGTCCATGGCAGCGAGCAACTGAGTGGCTGGAACACGGCAGATCTGATGCCCGATGGACTGGATGGCGAAAGCCTGGATACGGCATTTGCAGATAACGCGCCAGTGGTCTGCAAGGCAGGCCATGCCTCGCCCATCATTCGCAACGAACCGGCTGATCTGATCATGTACGCTCGACGCGATGCCAATGGCAAGCTGACGCATATAGATTGCATCGTCGGTCTGTTTATCACCGGTTTGCAGAACGAAGCTGTCAGTAGCATCCCCTGGATGCGTGAACGGGTTGAGCGAGTTATCAATGCCTCAGGCACGACTACCGAGTCTCATGATGGCAAAGCCATTGCCGCGACTCTGCGAGGGTTGCCACGCGCCATGCTCATGCAGACGCGCAGTAACGATCTATTGAGCATGGCCAGTGGCATTGTGGCTTTGCAGGAGCGCCAGCAGGTTCGGCTCTTCAACTCCACAGACTCTCTGGGCCGATTCAGTAACTGCCTGGTCTACATTCCGCGAGATGCTTACAGCCGCGATTTGCGCCTGACGATCGAGCAGATTCTGATCACTCATATTGACGGCATCAGCGCCGGATTCGACACGCGCTTCTCTTCAGAATCCGCACTGGCAAGACTGCATTTCATCATTCAGAAAAACCCTCCCTTCATACGTGATATCGATTGGGACTCCATAGAACAACGTATTCGTCAGGCCGCCATCACCTGGACTGATCGTCTGGAATCGACCTTGCGTGAGAATCACGATGAGGTCACGGCCATGCGCCTGCTGCGTCGTTATTGCACCGCTTTTCCTTCCAGTTATCGTGAAGACTATTCGGCACGAGCCGCTGCTGCAGATGTCGACTTCATCGAGCACAGCCTGCCCGAAGAGGCACCGGTCATGAGTTTCTACCGGCATATCGTGGCGGACAGTGGCACCATCAACTTCAAGCTGTTTGCCAAATACCAGCCGGTTTCTCTCTCTGATGTCATTCCCGTTATTGAAAACATGGGATTGCGGGTCGAGTCTGAACATCCATTCGAGGTTCGTGGGGCTAATGCTCCGCCAGTATGGATTCACGAATTCACCGTGCAGCAAACCAATCAGAACGTCAGTCAGGAAACGGACGATTCGGCTATCCGCATCCAGACCGCTTTCGATCATATCTGGCGTGGCGATGTCGAGAATGATGGCTTCAACCGTCTGATACTCGATGCCTCTCTCGAATGGCGTCAGGTCGTGATACTGCGAGCCTTGTGCAAATACCTGCTGCAGATCAATGTGCCCTTCTCGCAGGCTTATATGATCGACAGTCTTATTGCGAATGCGCCAATCACACGTCTGTTGGTTGAGCTGTTTGAAACACGCTTCAAGCCCGGCACCGATAGCGCACAGTCGCAGCAGATGACAGCATTGCTTGACAACATTGACGCCCAGCTGGACAGCATTGTGAGTCTGGACGAGGATCGCATACTGCGTGCTTACCGCAACGTCATTCTGGCGACATTGCGTACCAACTTCTATCGCACCGACGAGCAGGGTCAGCTGCGTGACTACCTGTCGTTCAAGCTGGATTCCAAGGCGGTGCCAGATTTGCCATTGCCTCGTCCAATGGTTGAGGTTTTTGTTTATTCGTCCAAGGTTGAAGGTATTCACCTGCGCGGTGGACCAGTTGCCCGTGGTGGTTTGCGTTGGTCTGATCGACGTGAGGATTACCGCACCGAAGTGCTGGGCCTGATGAAGGCACAAATGGTCAAGAACGCTGTCATCGTTCCGGTTGGCTCCAAGGGTGGCTTCTACGTCAAGGCAGCATTGCCGCCAGAGCGCGAAGCCATGATGGCAATCGTCATTGATTGCTACCGCACCTTCCTCAGCGGCTTGCTGGACATCACCGACAACCTTGACGGTGCGACGGTCATTCCCCCACCTGATGTGGTTCGATACGACAAGGACGACCCCTACCTGGTGGTTGCAGCCGACAAGGGTACGGCCACCTTCTCTGACTACGCTAACGAAGTTGCCATCAAGTATGGTTTCTGGCTGGGAGATGCCTTTGCATCTGGCGGCTCGGTCGGTTATGACCACAAGAAGATGGGCATTACCGCTCGCGGTGCCTGGGAGTCGGTAAAACGCCACTTCAGAAATCTGGCAATCAACACGCAGAAAGATGAATTCACAACGGTCGGTATCGGCGACATGGCCGGTGATGTTTTTGGTAACGGCATGCTGCTGTCACCGCATCTGAAGCTGGTCGCAGCATTCAACCATCAGCATATCTTCATTGATCCCAGCCCGAATGCGTCGCTCACTTTTGCCGAACGCCAACGTCTGTTCAACCTGCCCCGTTCAAGCTGGTCAGACTACGACAGCTCCCTGATTTCCGCCGGTGGCGGTATCTTCTCGCGACAGGCCAAGCAGATCGAACTCTCGCCCGAGGCCCAGCAGATACTGGGAACGGATCAGGCAAAACTGACTCCCACGGCACTCATTTCGGTTATTTTGCAAGCTCCAGTGGATCTGTTGTGGAACGGTGGCATCGGCACCTACGTCAAAGCCGCATCACAGACTCATGCCGACGCTGCTGACCGAGCCAATGATTCTCTGCGAATCAACGGCGCCCAACTGCGTGCAAAAGTAGTCGGTGAAGGCGGCAACCTTGGTTTCACACAACTTGGCCGTATCGAGTTTGCCCAGAACGGTGGACTCATCTATACCGATGCCATCGACAATTCGGCCGGCGTCGATTGTTCGGATCATGAAGTCAACATCAAGATTCTGGCGAACGCCATTGTTGCCGGTGACGACATGACGATCAAGCAACGCGATCAACTGCTGGAGTCGATGACGACTGATGTCGGGTTGCATGTGCTGCGTGACAATTATCTGCAAACTCAGTGTATCGATCTGTGCGTAGTAGACGGACCGGCAGCGCTGAATGAGCAATCACGCTTCATGCAGCATCTGGAATCCATCGGCCGTCTGGACCGCACCATCGAGTACCTGCCCGAAGCCGAAGAAATCGCGGACCGCATGGCCCATAATCGCGGCCTGGTCCGGCCCGAAATCGCAGTGCTGGTTTCGTACAGCAAGATGGTCATGTTTGACGATCTGATGGGCAGTAATTTTTCTGCTGATCCTTCACTTGAATCCGTGCTGATGGACTACTTCCCGCAGGCATTGACAAGCGGGTACCGCGAACAGATTCTGCAGCACCGTCTACGGCCCGAGATCATTGCCACTATCGTGACCAATGATGTGGTCAACCGACTCGGCCCCACCTTTACACTGCGCATGCGCCAGGAGCTCAACGCGACTGCCAGTGATGTTGGAGCGGCCTTTGTCATCGTCAAGCACATCTTTCGATTGCCTGAACTCTGGGCTTCCATCGAGGAGCTGGACAATCAGATTGATGCCATCGAGCAATACCGTATGCAGATATTGGTGCGTGGACTGGTCGAACGTGCCACTCACTGGCTGATCAGAACCCGTAAGACTGGCAGCAACATCCATGCTCTGGTAGAGCAGTTCCGATCCGGTCTGGATGAACTGATTGAAGCCATGCCTGATTGTCTGTCCGGTGTCGAGCAGGCAACTCTGGAACAACGTGTCAATCACTTCGTACAGGCTGGTGCGCCAACTGAGACGGCAACGGCTGTGGCACGTGTGGTACCGCTGTCTTCGGCAATGGATATCGTCGAGATTGCCCGTTCACTGAGCCAACCGGTCGCTGATGTAGCCTCGGTCTATTTTGCTCTGGGTCAGCACCTGGACCTCAGCTGGTTACGAGAACGCATTGGGGAACTGGTTGTCACTTCACACTGGCACAAGCTGGCAACGGCCGAACTACGTGGTGACCTGCATTATCAGCAACGTCATCTATGTGCCGAGGTTGTTGGTGTCACGGATGCCTCCCTGCCAGCCCTTGAACGCGTCAGCGGATGGGCAAACCAGCACGCAACGGCCATCTCCCAGTATCAATCATTGATGACTGAGCTCAAGGCAAACACATCCATCGACTTCGCCATGCTCTCTTTGGCAATCAACGAAGTTCATCGACTGCTGCGTTCTGACAGGCCACTTGCAGTACAGGCATAA
- a CDS encoding corrinoid protein: MKSLTGEMLLMADQENFDDEEDIILSELNNEELVEQMHDDLYNGLREEVVEGTEILLERGWGPDKVLNEALVEGMRIVGIDFRDGILFVPEVLMAANSMKGGMGILRPLLAETGAEPIGKVVIGTVKGDIHDIGKNLVGMMLEGAGFEVIDIGINNPVENYLAALEEHQPDILGMSALLTTTMPYMKVVIDTLKEKGLRDDFIVLVGGAPLNEEFSDAVGADAYCRDAAVAVETAKSLIAERRQIRI, encoded by the coding sequence ATGAAGTCACTAACTGGTGAGATGCTCCTTATGGCCGACCAAGAGAATTTCGACGACGAAGAAGACATCATCCTCTCTGAGCTCAACAACGAAGAACTGGTTGAACAGATGCACGATGATCTCTATAACGGACTCAGGGAAGAGGTCGTTGAAGGGACGGAGATATTACTTGAACGCGGCTGGGGCCCCGACAAGGTTCTCAACGAAGCTCTGGTAGAGGGCATGCGCATCGTTGGCATCGATTTTCGGGACGGCATACTGTTCGTTCCCGAGGTCCTGATGGCCGCCAACTCCATGAAAGGTGGCATGGGCATACTTCGGCCTCTGCTTGCCGAGACCGGCGCTGAGCCTATCGGCAAGGTTGTGATCGGCACAGTCAAGGGAGACATTCACGACATCGGCAAGAACCTGGTTGGCATGATGCTCGAAGGGGCTGGTTTTGAAGTCATCGATATAGGCATCAACAACCCGGTCGAAAATTATCTGGCAGCGCTCGAAGAACACCAACCAGACATTCTGGGCATGTCAGCCCTGCTCACCACCACCATGCCGTATATGAAAGTGGTAATCGACACACTCAAGGAAAAAGGCCTGCGCGATGACTTCATCGTACTGGTGGGCGGTGCACCACTGAATGAGGAGTTCAGTGATGCGGTCGGCGCTGATGCCTATTGCCGTGATGCTGCCGTTGCCGTGGAAACCGCAAAGTCACTGATTGCCGAACGACGTCAGATTCGCATCTGA
- a CDS encoding GlsB/YeaQ/YmgE family stress response membrane protein, with protein sequence MPIENLILMLLIGIIFGSIAGVLLRSRGMVFIVNMLLGILGASLGAFFPVIVGQSLSVDVGGADYLIRALFGAFMLVLIASLFRSAKPRNFE encoded by the coding sequence TTGCCCATTGAAAATCTCATCCTGATGTTGCTGATCGGCATCATATTCGGTTCAATCGCTGGGGTTCTATTGCGCAGTCGAGGCATGGTGTTCATCGTGAATATGCTGCTGGGTATCCTTGGAGCCTCACTGGGTGCCTTCTTTCCCGTCATTGTCGGACAATCACTGTCTGTTGATGTGGGTGGTGCGGACTACCTGATTCGTGCCCTGTTCGGCGCTTTCATGCTGGTTCTGATTGCCAGCTTGTTCCGTTCAGCCAAGCCTCGCAATTTCGAATAA
- a CDS encoding enoyl-CoA hydratase-related protein: MKLDGDFQFIDVAQSDGVVWLTLSRPEKLNTFTAAMHGEIREVFARIRQASEVRCLVITGAGRGFSAGQDLADLDLSALADVVEEHYNPLIRAITSMHIPVIACVNGVAAGAAANMALACDIVLAARSAKFIQSFNHVGLVPDGGGTWTLPRLVGLARATALCMTGEAVPAEQAEQWGMIWRCVDDDKLIEETTLLADRLSKQATTGLFYTKQLLRLSQTRTLDEQLNLERDYQHSASQTNDFAEGVDAFLNKRKPQFSGN, from the coding sequence ATGAAACTTGACGGCGATTTCCAGTTTATTGATGTTGCCCAGAGCGATGGTGTCGTCTGGCTGACCTTGAGCCGACCAGAAAAGCTGAACACCTTCACGGCGGCCATGCATGGCGAGATTCGTGAGGTATTTGCTCGTATCAGGCAAGCCTCAGAGGTGCGTTGTCTGGTCATTACCGGTGCAGGTCGTGGTTTTTCTGCAGGACAGGATCTGGCCGACCTGGATCTGAGCGCCCTGGCAGACGTAGTTGAAGAACACTACAATCCCTTGATTCGTGCCATTACCTCGATGCATATACCGGTGATTGCCTGCGTTAATGGTGTTGCAGCAGGCGCTGCCGCCAATATGGCCCTGGCCTGCGACATCGTGCTGGCAGCCCGTTCCGCCAAATTCATCCAGTCCTTCAATCATGTCGGTCTGGTCCCCGACGGCGGCGGCACCTGGACATTACCCCGACTGGTAGGTCTGGCACGAGCAACCGCTCTATGCATGACCGGAGAGGCCGTGCCCGCCGAGCAGGCAGAGCAATGGGGCATGATCTGGCGCTGTGTAGATGACGACAAACTGATCGAGGAAACCACCCTGCTCGCCGACCGACTGTCAAAGCAGGCTACCACTGGTCTGTTCTACACCAAGCAACTGCTACGTCTGTCACAGACCCGCACACTGGATGAGCAGTTGAACCTTGAGCGTGATTATCAACACTCTGCCAGCCAGACCAATGATTTCGCAGAAGGCGTCGATGCCTTTCTCAACAAGCGCAAACCACAGTTTTCCGGCAACTGA
- a CDS encoding methylenetetrahydrofolate reductase C-terminal domain-containing protein gives MYWLRKWSVRHARLMEITYNTVERCLIAATPLYRRLGEKRLEKPVAAIEKVVKGALFDCQMCGQCVLSSTGMSCPMNCPKSIRNGPCGGVRADGYCEVKPEMRCVWVEGWEGAGRMKHGLQISTVQFAVDHRLKGRSSWLRVIREQAEIAAAPEPLVQSSNAAEKKTL, from the coding sequence ATGTACTGGCTGAGAAAATGGTCCGTTCGTCACGCCCGGCTGATGGAAATAACCTACAACACGGTAGAACGCTGCCTGATTGCAGCAACACCACTGTACCGACGACTCGGAGAAAAACGGCTCGAAAAGCCTGTTGCCGCCATCGAAAAAGTGGTCAAGGGGGCTCTGTTCGATTGCCAGATGTGCGGCCAGTGTGTTCTGAGCAGCACCGGTATGTCATGCCCCATGAACTGCCCGAAAAGTATTCGTAATGGTCCTTGTGGCGGCGTTCGTGCCGATGGCTATTGCGAGGTCAAGCCTGAAATGCGCTGTGTCTGGGTTGAAGGTTGGGAAGGTGCGGGGCGAATGAAACACGGCTTGCAGATATCCACCGTTCAGTTTGCGGTCGATCATCGACTCAAGGGGCGCTCATCGTGGCTGCGCGTGATTCGCGAACAGGCTGAGATTGCTGCAGCCCCCGAACCCCTGGTGCAAAGCTCAAACGCTGCCGAGAAGAAAACCTTGTGA
- a CDS encoding virulence factor, with amino-acid sequence MPELIKIYWRDIPSQVTAKAGRKTAKVMLPARFQEGIDRAAMRAGKGSSDAYMEDWRRERSPCSAQLQIEAETAAAKLVQDLDEAALELLVKAKGIAAHVGMTREQIATLTQPAGDASKSIDEED; translated from the coding sequence ATGCCTGAACTGATCAAGATCTACTGGCGCGACATTCCCTCGCAGGTCACCGCCAAAGCTGGTCGCAAGACAGCCAAAGTCATGCTGCCGGCGCGTTTTCAGGAGGGCATTGACCGGGCCGCCATGCGCGCCGGCAAGGGTTCCAGTGATGCCTATATGGAAGACTGGCGTCGCGAGCGCAGCCCTTGCAGTGCACAGCTGCAAATCGAGGCTGAAACGGCTGCCGCCAAACTGGTACAGGACCTGGATGAAGCCGCGCTTGAGTTATTGGTAAAAGCCAAGGGCATCGCCGCCCACGTCGGCATGACACGCGAACAGATAGCCACCCTGACACAGCCAGCCGGGGATGCATCAAAGTCAATTGACGAAGAGGACTGA
- a CDS encoding adenosine kinase, whose product MPKFHVYGVGNALVDLEYEVPDSLLSELKIDKGLMTLIEEERHHELLDKLSTYQSRPCGGGSAANTITAAAQLGSAAYYSCKVANDVTGTYFLDDLSASGVQTNLQRENLAAGHTGKCIVMVTPDAERSMNTFLGITREISVAELDEAAIKDSEYVYIEGYLVPEVNARAAAIKAREIARANGVKCSLTLSDGNMVNYFKDGLKEIIGDGLDMVFSNEDEARLMFDVTSIEDCIEGMKSISRQFAMTRGPKGAMIFDGEKLYDIPAKKIEAVDTNGAGDIYAGAFLHGLTHGMRFADCGELAGYAATKLVQQMGARLSDDQMIEVSKRFV is encoded by the coding sequence ATGCCTAAGTTTCACGTCTATGGCGTCGGCAACGCACTAGTGGACCTCGAATACGAGGTTCCAGACAGTCTTTTGTCCGAACTCAAGATCGACAAGGGCCTGATGACTCTCATAGAAGAAGAGCGCCATCATGAGCTGCTCGACAAACTAAGCACATATCAGTCCCGCCCCTGCGGTGGCGGCTCAGCAGCCAATACCATCACCGCTGCTGCCCAGTTGGGATCTGCCGCCTACTATTCCTGCAAGGTTGCGAATGATGTAACCGGCACCTACTTTCTGGACGATCTGAGCGCCAGCGGCGTGCAGACCAATCTGCAACGAGAGAACCTGGCTGCCGGCCATACCGGCAAGTGCATCGTCATGGTGACACCGGACGCCGAACGCAGCATGAATACATTTCTGGGCATCACCCGAGAGATCAGTGTCGCGGAGCTGGATGAGGCTGCCATCAAGGATTCCGAGTACGTCTACATCGAGGGCTACCTGGTCCCGGAAGTCAATGCGCGGGCCGCGGCCATCAAGGCACGAGAAATTGCTCGAGCCAATGGCGTCAAATGCTCCCTGACTCTGTCTGATGGAAACATGGTCAATTATTTCAAGGATGGCCTGAAGGAGATCATCGGCGACGGCCTGGACATGGTCTTCAGTAATGAAGATGAAGCCAGACTGATGTTCGATGTAACCTCTATCGAAGACTGCATCGAAGGCATGAAAAGCATCAGTCGGCAGTTTGCCATGACGCGCGGTCCCAAAGGCGCCATGATCTTTGACGGTGAGAAGCTCTATGACATCCCGGCCAAGAAGATCGAAGCTGTCGATACCAATGGTGCTGGTGATATCTATGCCGGAGCCTTTTTGCATGGTTTGACCCACGGCATGCGCTTTGCCGACTGTGGTGAACTGGCAGGCTATGCCGCTACAAAACTGGTCCAGCAGATGGGTGCGAGGCTGAGCGACGATCAGATGATCGAAGTCAGCAAACGTTTTGTTTAA
- a CDS encoding DUF1638 domain-containing protein: MAAPQEIACEQPDAATLVIACGAIAHELVAVLKASQFGQIDIQCLPAEWHNTPHRIAPAVEQKISQAQGKYSRILVAYGDCGTGGRLDQVLEKYQIQRLPGDHCYSFFAGKKVFEAMTEAELGTFYLTDYLVDNFERLILEGLGISRHPELLDQYFSNYTRVMYLAQDDSRNNRQAQAVRAASSLGLPLQVHQTGLQAFEHAMSVIRISAV; the protein is encoded by the coding sequence GTGGCAGCACCACAGGAAATAGCCTGCGAACAGCCCGATGCCGCTACACTGGTCATTGCCTGCGGGGCAATTGCTCACGAACTGGTTGCGGTTCTCAAAGCCAGTCAATTCGGGCAGATAGACATTCAGTGCCTACCGGCCGAATGGCATAACACGCCACATCGCATTGCACCGGCTGTTGAGCAGAAAATAAGCCAAGCTCAGGGGAAGTATTCGCGCATTCTGGTGGCTTATGGAGATTGTGGCACCGGTGGACGACTGGACCAGGTGCTGGAAAAATACCAGATACAGCGACTACCCGGAGATCACTGCTACAGTTTCTTCGCAGGCAAAAAAGTTTTCGAGGCCATGACGGAGGCTGAACTGGGCACCTTCTATCTGACGGATTATCTGGTCGACAATTTTGAACGTCTCATTCTGGAAGGCCTGGGCATCAGCCGTCATCCGGAGTTGCTCGATCAGTATTTTTCGAACTACACGCGCGTGATGTATCTGGCTCAGGATGACAGCCGTAACAATCGGCAAGCACAGGCAGTCCGGGCGGCCAGCAGTCTTGGTTTACCCTTGCAAGTGCATCAGACCGGACTACAAGCTTTTGAACATGCCATGAGCGTTATCCGAATTTCAGCAGTTTAA